The DNA segment CCTTGGCGGGCTGTTGGGCCCGGCGTATGGCCGAGGCGAACAGCTGCTGCAGCTCGGCCCGCACGGCCGCCTTGAGTGTATCGGAGCAGGCACTGATGAAGTGCTTGCGATCAAAACCCGCCCGCAGGCGCACCACATACGCCGCCTGGGCAGGCAGGGACTGCAACTGCGGGGCGCAGGCCTCGGCCGCGGCATAGACCTGGCGCTTGATGGCATGGCGGGTCACGGAACGCTTGGCCCAACGCTTGGGCACCAGCGGGCCTATCCACACCTGTGGATAAGGCTGTCCGGGAACGGCAAACAGGGCCTGCGGCCCTTGCACTGGAGGCAAGGAGCCGGGCCCCGAAGGAATGGTGTCGGCGGCAACCTGGGCGGATTCGAGCACCAGGCGGTGCAAGGCGAAATGCGCCGACCGGGCGATGACGCCCCCGGACATTGCCGCCTGGAACTGCGCGCGCGTCTTCAGCCGCTGCATATCCATCAGCCCCGACCTGCAGGGCGTGAGATGGGACAGGCTGCCAAACGGACTGGCCTTAGACGGCCAGGCGCTTGCGACCCTTGGCGCGGCGTGCGTTGATCACGGCACGGCCACCCTTGGTCTTCATGCGCACCAGGAAACCATGGGTACGGGCGCGGCGGGTCTTGGAAGGTTGGTAAGTACGTTTCATGTTGATTCCTTGGAAGGTTCAGTTTTGCAGTGGCTGCGCTGCTTCGAATAAGCCGCGCCCGCCTGCACCGCCCGGCTGTCGCACACCCTCTTCCATTGCGCGGCAATCACTGCCGCACCCCGGAAGCAGGCGTGCACCACTACCGAAAAATTTCCAGTATTGTGCGCCGCGCGGGACATATCACCCTGAACACATTCAGGGAAACCCGAAATTATCTCAGCGTTGTCCCCTTGTTGCAATGCCCCTGCAAAACT comes from the Comamonas terrigena NBRC 13299 genome and includes:
- a CDS encoding ribonuclease P protein component, producing MQRLKTRAQFQAAMSGGVIARSAHFALHRLVLESAQVAADTIPSGPGSLPPVQGPQALFAVPGQPYPQVWIGPLVPKRWAKRSVTRHAIKRQVYAAAEACAPQLQSLPAQAAYVVRLRAGFDRKHFISACSDTLKAAVRAELQQLFASAIRRAQQPAKAQPASAPPVSEGVV
- the rpmH gene encoding 50S ribosomal protein L34, with product MKRTYQPSKTRRARTHGFLVRMKTKGGRAVINARRAKGRKRLAV